A genomic segment from Microcella flavibacter encodes:
- a CDS encoding oxygenase MpaB family protein produces MPRPAVVARARGRILTMFSGDPDGVPGWVRALETGEDEGWFGPGSAVWAVHNGTPTIVAGVRALLMQTLHPGAMAGVHDHSRYQQDPLGRLSGTVRWVLTTTFADRAQAEAGCAWVSRLHERVRGEYTGADGSAVAYEARDADLIGWVHCVFADAFIGSHETWGGPVPGGSDRYVREWATAGELMGMVDPPRSRQELDDALASYLPVLRRDARVDEAVRWLRNPPLGRGVGPVYRILFAGAVASLPARYRALLGLRRPWWPAITATRLVLWGMRTVLGPESSSMRYTRARLDRLAAAGTAADTGLGAETGHVAETDATADR; encoded by the coding sequence ATGCCCCGTCCCGCCGTCGTCGCCCGCGCGCGCGGGCGCATCCTCACGATGTTCTCCGGCGACCCCGACGGCGTGCCGGGCTGGGTGCGCGCCCTCGAGACCGGCGAGGACGAGGGCTGGTTCGGCCCCGGCTCGGCCGTCTGGGCCGTGCACAACGGCACCCCGACGATCGTCGCGGGCGTGCGCGCCCTGCTGATGCAGACCCTGCACCCCGGCGCCATGGCCGGCGTGCACGACCACTCGCGCTACCAGCAGGACCCGCTCGGTCGGCTCTCGGGCACCGTGCGCTGGGTGCTCACCACGACCTTCGCCGATCGGGCGCAGGCCGAGGCGGGATGCGCCTGGGTCAGCCGCCTGCACGAGCGCGTGCGCGGCGAGTACACGGGGGCCGACGGCTCGGCCGTGGCGTACGAGGCCCGCGACGCCGACCTCATCGGCTGGGTGCACTGCGTGTTCGCCGACGCCTTCATCGGATCGCACGAGACCTGGGGCGGCCCCGTGCCGGGCGGCTCCGACCGGTACGTGCGGGAGTGGGCGACCGCCGGCGAGCTCATGGGCATGGTCGATCCGCCGCGCTCGCGGCAGGAGCTCGACGACGCCCTCGCCTCCTACCTGCCCGTGCTGCGCCGCGACGCCCGCGTCGACGAGGCCGTGCGCTGGCTGCGGAACCCGCCGCTCGGCCGCGGCGTCGGGCCCGTGTACCGCATCCTGTTCGCCGGCGCCGTGGCCTCGCTGCCCGCCCGCTACCGGGCGCTGCTCGGCCTGCGCCGCCCGTGGTGGCCGGCGATCACCGCGACCCGCCTCGTGCTCTGGGGGATGCGCACCGTGCTCGGTCCGGAATCCTCGAGCATGCGCTACACCCGTGCGCGGCTCGACCGCCTCGCCGCCGCCGGCACCGCCGCGGACACCGGCCTCGGCGCGGAGACCGGGCACGTCGCGGAGACCGACGCGACCGCGGACCGCTAG
- a CDS encoding metal-sensitive transcriptional regulator, protein MSAAVPADEAKRIANRLRRAQGQLAAVLTMVEEGRDCRDVITQLSAVSSAIDRAGFAIIASAMRDCLREDDVAAGEEAESSADRAVRMADLEKMFLSLA, encoded by the coding sequence ATGAGCGCCGCCGTGCCGGCCGACGAGGCCAAGCGCATCGCCAACCGCCTGCGCCGCGCGCAGGGGCAGCTCGCCGCCGTGCTGACCATGGTGGAGGAGGGGCGGGACTGCCGCGACGTCATCACGCAGCTCTCCGCCGTCTCGAGCGCCATCGACCGCGCGGGCTTCGCGATCATCGCCTCGGCGATGCGCGATTGCCTGCGCGAGGACGACGTCGCCGCGGGCGAGGAGGCCGAGAGCTCGGCCGATCGCGCGGTGCGCATGGCCGACCTGGAGAAGATGTTCCTCAGCCTGGCCTGA
- a CDS encoding FAD-dependent oxidoreductase, which yields MTTTPAKTYLIIGGVAGGMSAATRLRRLDERARILVLERGADVSFANCGLPYHVGGVIERRDALVLQTPAALGARFGLDVRVRTEAIAIDTAGRTVTARDLATGEEERIAYDALVLSPGAAPKRPAIPGAERGLVLRDLADTDAIIDAARDARTAVIAGGGYIGLELAENLHAAGLAVTIVQSGPQLLGSLDLEMAHPLAQRARERGLDVRLSQRLAAIDETEVVLADGQRLPADLVVLAVGVEPESSLAVAAGLAVDARGGIVVDEFQRTSDPAVWAVGDAVAKPLLDGDDALVPLAGLANRHGRLAADAIAGVAHPAAPALGTAVIGFLGLTAASVGRTERALRAEGRALRVIHTHPMDHAGYYPGATMLALKLILDAETDAILGAQAVGENGAEKRIDVIATAMAGGITGRGLADLELAYAPQYGSAKDPINLLGYVDDNLLDGELSVQWHELEARRAEGWRLVDVRTAAEHEAGAIEGAELMPLDELRTRAEQLRGERLIVHCKVGQRGHTATRLLQQYGVTAANLDGGWLTWQAGRAATAEAVPNKED from the coding sequence GTGACCACGACTCCCGCGAAGACCTACCTCATCATCGGCGGCGTCGCCGGCGGCATGTCGGCCGCCACGCGGCTGCGCCGCCTCGACGAGCGCGCCCGCATCCTCGTCCTCGAGCGCGGCGCCGACGTCTCCTTCGCCAACTGCGGCCTGCCGTACCACGTCGGCGGCGTCATCGAGCGGCGCGACGCCCTCGTGCTGCAGACCCCGGCGGCCCTCGGCGCCCGCTTCGGGCTCGACGTGCGAGTGCGCACCGAGGCCATCGCCATCGACACGGCGGGGCGCACCGTGACCGCCCGCGACCTCGCCACGGGGGAGGAGGAGCGCATCGCCTACGACGCCCTGGTCCTGAGCCCCGGCGCCGCCCCGAAGCGCCCCGCCATCCCCGGTGCCGAGCGGGGCCTCGTGCTGCGCGACCTCGCCGACACCGACGCCATCATCGACGCCGCTCGGGATGCCCGCACCGCCGTCATCGCGGGCGGCGGCTACATCGGCCTCGAGCTCGCCGAGAACCTGCACGCCGCGGGCCTCGCCGTCACCATCGTGCAGTCGGGCCCGCAGCTGCTGGGCTCGCTCGACCTCGAGATGGCCCACCCGCTCGCGCAGCGGGCTCGGGAGCGCGGCCTCGACGTGCGGCTCTCGCAGCGGCTCGCCGCGATCGACGAGACCGAGGTCGTGCTCGCCGACGGGCAGCGGCTGCCCGCCGACCTCGTGGTGCTCGCCGTCGGCGTCGAGCCCGAGAGCTCGCTCGCCGTCGCGGCGGGCCTGGCGGTCGACGCCCGGGGCGGCATCGTGGTGGACGAGTTCCAGCGCACCTCCGACCCGGCCGTGTGGGCCGTGGGCGACGCGGTCGCGAAGCCGCTGCTCGACGGGGACGACGCGCTCGTGCCGCTCGCGGGCCTGGCGAACCGGCACGGGCGGCTCGCGGCCGACGCGATCGCCGGCGTCGCGCATCCCGCCGCCCCCGCCCTCGGCACCGCCGTCATCGGGTTCCTCGGGCTCACGGCTGCGAGCGTCGGCCGCACCGAGCGCGCGCTGCGCGCCGAGGGCCGGGCCCTCCGCGTGATCCACACCCACCCGATGGACCACGCCGGCTACTACCCGGGCGCGACGATGCTCGCCCTCAAGCTCATCCTCGACGCCGAGACCGACGCCATCCTCGGTGCGCAGGCCGTCGGCGAGAACGGCGCCGAGAAGCGCATCGACGTCATCGCGACGGCCATGGCCGGCGGCATCACGGGCCGCGGGCTCGCCGACCTCGAGCTCGCCTACGCGCCGCAGTACGGCTCGGCGAAGGACCCGATCAACCTGCTCGGCTACGTCGACGACAACCTGCTCGACGGCGAGCTCAGCGTGCAGTGGCACGAGCTCGAGGCTCGGCGGGCGGAGGGCTGGCGGCTCGTCGACGTGCGCACCGCGGCCGAGCACGAGGCCGGCGCCATCGAGGGCGCCGAGCTCATGCCGCTCGACGAGCTGCGCACGCGCGCCGAGCAGCTGCGCGGCGAGCGCCTCATCGTGCACTGCAAGGTCGGTCAGCGCGGGCACACCGCGACGCGCCTGCTGCAGCAGTACGGTGTCACCGCGGCGAACCTCGACGGCGGATGGCTCACCTGGCAGGCCGGTCGCGCCGCGACCGCCGAAGCGGTTCCGAACAAGGAGGACTAG
- a CDS encoding rhodanese-like domain-containing protein, giving the protein MADEITVDQLVLEQSVGPITLIDVREADEFAAARVPGARLVPLGTVPDSVDSIPDDGTIYVICHSGARSQRAADYLLAHGRNAISVAGGTSAWVQRGLEYESGPVATEPGA; this is encoded by the coding sequence ATGGCGGACGAGATCACCGTGGACCAGCTCGTGCTCGAGCAGTCGGTCGGCCCCATCACGCTCATCGACGTACGGGAGGCGGACGAGTTCGCCGCCGCGCGCGTGCCCGGGGCGCGGCTCGTGCCGCTCGGCACCGTGCCCGACTCGGTCGACTCCATCCCCGATGACGGCACGATCTACGTCATCTGCCACTCGGGGGCGCGCTCGCAGCGGGCGGCCGACTACCTGCTCGCGCACGGGCGCAACGCCATCTCGGTCGCGGGCGGCACCTCGGCCTGGGTGCAGCGCGGGCTCGAGTACGAGAGCGGGCCGGTCGCGACGGAGCCCGGCGCATGA
- a CDS encoding histidine phosphatase family protein, producing MSRYVYLVRHGEQQDAEHGLPDGPLSGRGQRQARAIAERLSGVPFASVHTSPLQRAVETATQMTDRMPSMEPQRSSLLMDCIPSGPSPAMPHAFESFYGGITEEEIAAGEAQMADATAEWLSPSRDDRHDLLITHNFVIAWFVREVLDAPSWRWMGLNQANCGLTILRVRTAKPPVLVVHNDLGHLPVELRTGLPVEQPF from the coding sequence GTGTCTCGGTACGTGTACCTGGTCCGGCACGGCGAGCAGCAGGACGCCGAGCACGGGCTCCCCGACGGACCCTTGAGCGGGCGGGGCCAGCGCCAGGCCCGCGCGATCGCCGAGCGGCTGAGCGGGGTTCCCTTCGCGAGCGTGCACACCTCGCCGCTGCAGCGGGCGGTCGAGACCGCGACGCAGATGACCGACCGGATGCCCTCGATGGAGCCGCAGCGGTCCTCCCTGCTGATGGACTGCATCCCCTCGGGGCCCAGCCCGGCGATGCCGCACGCCTTCGAATCGTTCTACGGCGGCATCACCGAGGAGGAGATCGCGGCGGGTGAGGCGCAGATGGCCGACGCGACCGCCGAATGGCTCTCCCCGTCTCGGGATGATCGGCACGACCTCCTCATCACGCACAACTTCGTCATCGCCTGGTTCGTGCGCGAGGTGCTCGACGCGCCGTCCTGGCGCTGGATGGGCCTCAACCAGGCCAACTGCGGGCTCACCATCCTGCGCGTGCGCACGGCGAAGCCCCCGGTGCTCGTCGTGCACAACGATCTCGGGCACCTGCCCGTGGAGCTGCGCACCGGGCTGCCGGTGGAGCAGCCCTTCTAG
- the dapB gene encoding 4-hydroxy-tetrahydrodipicolinate reductase — translation MVIRVAVVGASGRLGGVACRIIEQQSELELVARLDSRSDLDEMLGADVVLDVTTPGVSPTVVDHAVRSGLKVLVGTSGWSEQRLRGVRTLLAAHEGAAVVVVPNFSVGSVVATHLATIAARFFESIEIVEAHHAAKVDSPSGTAVRTAELIGHARAELGPVVAPHIDQRARGQQVSSVPIHSLRLQGVVAQQDVHFGGTGEVLTLRHETLSSAAYEQGILLGLRAAAEATGLIVGLDSLIGLELPGAGAPAAPAATADGAA, via the coding sequence ATGGTCATCAGGGTCGCCGTCGTCGGCGCGAGCGGCCGCCTCGGCGGCGTCGCCTGCCGCATCATCGAGCAGCAGTCCGAACTCGAGCTCGTCGCGCGCCTCGACTCGCGCAGCGACCTCGACGAGATGCTGGGGGCCGACGTCGTCCTCGACGTCACGACGCCCGGCGTCTCCCCGACCGTCGTCGACCACGCCGTGCGCTCGGGCCTCAAGGTGCTCGTCGGCACGAGCGGCTGGAGCGAGCAGCGCCTGCGCGGGGTGCGCACCCTGCTCGCCGCTCATGAGGGCGCGGCCGTCGTCGTCGTGCCGAACTTCTCCGTCGGCTCCGTCGTCGCCACCCACCTCGCCACGATCGCCGCGCGCTTCTTCGAGTCGATCGAGATCGTCGAGGCCCACCACGCGGCGAAGGTCGACTCGCCGAGCGGCACGGCCGTGCGCACCGCCGAGCTCATCGGGCACGCCCGCGCCGAGCTCGGGCCGGTCGTCGCCCCGCACATCGATCAGCGGGCGCGGGGCCAGCAGGTCTCGAGCGTCCCGATCCACTCGCTGCGGCTGCAGGGCGTCGTCGCCCAGCAGGACGTCCACTTCGGCGGCACGGGCGAGGTGCTCACCCTGCGGCACGAGACGCTGTCCTCCGCCGCCTACGAGCAGGGCATCCTGCTCGGTCTGCGCGCCGCCGCCGAGGCGACCGGCCTCATCGTCGGCCTCGACTCGCTCATCGGGCTCGAACTGCCGGGAGCCGGCGCGCCCGCCGCACCCGCGGCGACCGCCGACGGCGCCGCCTGA
- a CDS encoding YbhB/YbcL family Raf kinase inhibitor-like protein: MTNDPTWRMPEVPAFSLTSPDFAEGERLPDWARSGIAGAGGDDRSPALEWSGAPEGTQSYVVTMYDPDAPTGSGWWHWTVYNLPASTTSLAANAGDPEAGLLPEGAVTVANELRLERFLGAAPPSGHGEHRYVFAVSALDVPSIEAPEGATPALVGFILRDHIIGRALLTGIQSTD, from the coding sequence ATGACGAACGATCCGACGTGGCGCATGCCCGAGGTGCCCGCCTTCTCGCTCACGAGCCCCGACTTCGCCGAGGGCGAGCGGCTGCCCGACTGGGCGCGATCGGGCATCGCCGGCGCGGGCGGCGACGACCGTTCCCCCGCCCTCGAGTGGAGCGGCGCCCCCGAGGGCACGCAGAGCTACGTCGTCACGATGTACGACCCGGACGCGCCGACCGGCAGCGGCTGGTGGCACTGGACGGTCTACAACCTGCCGGCGAGCACGACCTCGCTCGCCGCGAACGCCGGCGACCCCGAGGCCGGTCTGCTGCCCGAGGGCGCCGTGACCGTCGCGAACGAGCTGCGCCTCGAGCGCTTCCTTGGTGCGGCCCCGCCCTCGGGCCACGGCGAGCACCGCTACGTCTTCGCGGTGAGCGCGCTCGACGTGCCGAGCATCGAGGCCCCGGAGGGCGCGACGCCCGCCCTCGTCGGCTTCATCCTGCGCGACCACATCATCGGCCGCGCGCTGCTGACGGGCATCCAGAGCACCGACTGA
- a CDS encoding bacteriorhodopsin: MDFQIVQAFFMLGFVAMGAGTVWFVLERNDLKPELRSVATYAAVITFVAAILYYVMKDVVQFPGGSITADDVEATAPLRYIDWLITTPLLLVEFVLIVALAGAVKKGLLTKIVIADIIMIVTGYLGEMGEPGSFSNVIFFVISSAAWIYIIFVILKINVSGAPDHVQSAVRIMRLFVIIGWAIYPIGTALQEFLELGGADIAVAASVAACIYVVADVVNKVGFGIIAVNAAKKSSVARQLEPTA; this comes from the coding sequence ATGGATTTCCAGATCGTGCAGGCCTTCTTCATGCTGGGGTTCGTGGCGATGGGCGCGGGCACCGTCTGGTTCGTGCTCGAGCGCAACGACCTGAAGCCGGAGCTGCGGTCGGTCGCGACCTACGCCGCGGTCATCACCTTCGTCGCCGCGATCCTGTACTACGTGATGAAGGATGTCGTGCAGTTCCCGGGCGGCTCCATCACCGCTGACGACGTCGAGGCCACCGCGCCGCTGCGGTACATCGACTGGCTCATCACCACGCCGCTGCTGCTCGTGGAGTTCGTGCTGATCGTCGCGCTCGCCGGCGCGGTCAAGAAGGGCCTGCTGACGAAGATCGTCATCGCCGACATCATCATGATCGTCACCGGCTACCTGGGTGAGATGGGCGAGCCCGGCTCGTTCTCGAACGTCATCTTCTTCGTCATCTCCTCGGCCGCGTGGATCTACATCATCTTCGTCATCCTGAAGATCAACGTCTCCGGCGCCCCGGACCACGTGCAGAGCGCGGTGCGCATCATGCGCCTGTTCGTGATCATCGGCTGGGCGATCTACCCCATCGGCACCGCCCTGCAGGAGTTCCTCGAGCTGGGCGGCGCGGACATCGCGGTCGCCGCGAGCGTCGCGGCCTGCATCTACGTCGTCGCCGACGTGGTGAACAAGGTCGGCTTCGGCATCATCGCGGTCAACGCCGCGAAGAAGTCGTCGGTGGCGCGTCAGCTCGAGCCCACCGCGTAG
- a CDS encoding OsmC family peroxiredoxin, which translates to MAVTSESTTLWFGSLMEGKGTTSLDSSDAAEFPVTWAARAEGEAGRTNPEELLGAAHSSCFSMQLAHNLSEAGHTPESLQVTAAVTFVPGEGVTGSHLLVSAKVPGISAEEFQTFAEEAKATCPISKALGGTSITLEASLA; encoded by the coding sequence ATGGCTGTGACCAGCGAATCGACCACCCTCTGGTTCGGATCCCTCATGGAGGGCAAGGGCACCACGAGCCTCGACTCCTCCGACGCGGCGGAGTTCCCCGTCACCTGGGCCGCCCGCGCCGAGGGCGAGGCCGGGCGCACCAACCCCGAGGAGCTGCTCGGGGCCGCCCACTCCTCCTGCTTCTCGATGCAGCTCGCGCACAACCTCAGCGAGGCCGGGCACACGCCCGAGAGCCTGCAGGTCACGGCCGCCGTCACCTTCGTGCCCGGCGAGGGCGTCACCGGCAGCCACCTGCTCGTCAGCGCGAAGGTGCCCGGCATCAGCGCCGAGGAGTTCCAGACCTTCGCCGAGGAGGCGAAGGCCACCTGCCCCATCTCGAAGGCGCTCGGCGGCACGTCGATCACCCTCGAAGCCTCGCTCGCCTAG
- a CDS encoding TetR/AcrR family transcriptional regulator: MSAITTAASPTATPSPSSSPAVDAPPAPRVAPAKGRILATAMRRFYDDGIRPVGVDLLISESQVTKATFYKHFGSKERLVLDYISARRDATIESLTSLLAAHEDAAVGLRLVGDAVVAQIQAPGYRGCPFVNAAAEFADPAHPVRGVVTSFHEAIHELFEGALVRLGHPMPGEAADRLVLAYVGAMTWAYVGDVVAASSAVRGTIERVTNEAR, encoded by the coding sequence GTGTCGGCGATCACCACCGCAGCCTCCCCCACTGCGACCCCCTCCCCCTCGAGCTCGCCCGCGGTCGACGCCCCGCCGGCGCCCCGTGTCGCGCCCGCGAAGGGCCGCATCCTCGCGACTGCCATGCGCCGCTTCTACGACGACGGCATCCGGCCCGTCGGCGTCGACCTGCTCATCTCCGAGTCGCAGGTGACGAAGGCCACCTTCTACAAGCACTTCGGCTCGAAGGAGCGGCTGGTGCTCGACTACATCAGCGCCCGCCGCGACGCGACCATCGAGTCGCTCACGAGCCTGCTCGCCGCTCACGAGGACGCGGCGGTCGGGCTGCGGCTCGTCGGCGACGCCGTCGTCGCGCAGATCCAGGCGCCCGGCTACCGCGGCTGCCCCTTCGTCAACGCGGCCGCGGAGTTCGCCGACCCCGCCCACCCGGTGCGCGGCGTCGTCACGAGCTTCCACGAGGCGATCCACGAGCTGTTCGAGGGGGCCCTCGTGCGCCTGGGCCACCCCATGCCGGGCGAGGCCGCCGATCGTCTCGTGCTCGCCTACGTGGGCGCGATGACCTGGGCCTACGTCGGCGACGTCGTCGCCGCGAGCTCGGCCGTGCGCGGCACGATCGAGCGGGTCACGAACGAGGCGCGCTGA
- a CDS encoding GNAT family N-acetyltransferase yields MVTFRPARTTDPAAAALLEQYFDARAEGFPVEQGPYRRPVPAEQDFVEPHGVLLIVEGENLAGEPADVGCGGIRSVPDGPLGPRRELKHLWVQPHTRRLGYGRALVDELERRARAMGAAELVLDTHTTQAAAGALYARLGFVSIPAYNDNPNASVWLGKPLD; encoded by the coding sequence ATGGTGACGTTCCGCCCCGCGCGCACGACCGACCCCGCCGCCGCCGCGCTGCTCGAGCAGTACTTCGACGCCCGCGCCGAGGGCTTCCCCGTCGAGCAGGGGCCGTATCGCCGCCCCGTGCCCGCCGAGCAGGACTTCGTGGAGCCGCACGGCGTGCTGCTCATCGTCGAGGGCGAGAACCTCGCCGGCGAGCCCGCCGATGTGGGATGCGGCGGCATCCGCTCGGTGCCCGACGGTCCGCTCGGCCCGCGCCGGGAGCTCAAGCACCTGTGGGTGCAGCCGCACACGCGGCGGCTGGGCTACGGCCGCGCCCTCGTCGACGAGCTGGAGCGCCGCGCCCGCGCCATGGGCGCGGCCGAGCTCGTGCTCGACACCCACACGACGCAGGCCGCGGCGGGCGCGCTGTACGCGCGGCTCGGCTTCGTGAGCATCCCGGCCTACAACGACAACCCGAACGCGAGCGTCTGGCTCGGCAAGCCGCTCGACTGA
- a CDS encoding aldo/keto reductase produces MNDPTGLPDPGTAVMATPSGAAAPTAVSPEAAQAASPAAPPPAPLLPARTLERRIGPSDLRVFPIALSGNVFGWTADAPTTTAILDRYAELGGTFIDTADSYAGGRSEIMIGNWMRATRRRHPMTIATKIGKGPDNPGLSARAIDQAVEASLRRLRVDRIDLLYLHIDDDAVPFEETLAAVDDLIRDGKVRWFGGSHHTGNRLIEARIAVGVLGVAPMVAVQNHYNLVHRTEYEGDLARVAAQLDLGVMPRFALAGGFLTGKYRSRGDVERLRRGGEATRYLTRSGLRTLAALDRVAAETGTSVTTASLAWLLSRPRVVAPVVSVSEPDQLDAVMAAPRTPLTRQQLTELDRVSS; encoded by the coding sequence GTGAACGACCCGACGGGGCTCCCCGACCCCGGCACCGCCGTGATGGCGACGCCTTCGGGGGCGGCCGCCCCGACGGCCGTGAGCCCGGAAGCCGCGCAGGCCGCGAGCCCCGCCGCGCCGCCTCCGGCGCCGCTGCTGCCCGCCCGCACCCTCGAGCGCCGCATCGGCCCGAGCGATCTGCGCGTGTTCCCCATCGCCCTGAGCGGCAACGTCTTCGGATGGACGGCCGACGCCCCGACGACGACCGCGATCCTCGATCGCTACGCCGAGCTGGGCGGCACGTTCATCGACACCGCCGACTCCTACGCCGGCGGGCGCAGCGAGATCATGATCGGCAACTGGATGCGCGCGACCCGGCGTCGGCACCCGATGACGATCGCGACGAAGATCGGCAAGGGGCCCGACAACCCCGGCCTCTCGGCGCGCGCGATCGATCAGGCCGTCGAGGCCTCCCTGCGGCGCCTGCGGGTCGACCGCATCGACCTGCTCTACCTCCACATCGACGATGACGCCGTGCCCTTCGAGGAGACGCTCGCGGCCGTCGACGATCTCATCCGCGACGGCAAGGTGCGCTGGTTCGGGGGCAGTCACCACACCGGCAACCGACTGATCGAGGCGCGCATCGCGGTCGGCGTGCTCGGCGTCGCCCCCATGGTGGCCGTGCAGAACCACTACAACCTCGTGCACCGCACCGAGTACGAGGGCGATCTCGCCCGCGTCGCGGCCCAGCTCGACCTCGGCGTCATGCCCCGCTTCGCGCTCGCGGGCGGGTTCCTCACCGGCAAGTACCGCTCGCGCGGCGACGTCGAGCGGCTGCGGCGCGGCGGCGAGGCCACGCGCTACCTCACCCGTTCCGGGCTGCGCACGCTCGCCGCGCTCGACCGCGTCGCGGCCGAGACCGGCACCTCGGTGACCACGGCCTCGCTCGCGTGGCTGCTGAGCCGCCCGCGCGTCGTCGCGCCCGTCGTCTCGGTGAGCGAGCCCGATCAGCTCGACGCCGTGATGGCCGCGCCGAGGACGCCGCTCACGCGGCAGCAGCTCACCGAGCTCGATCGCGTCAGCTCCTAG
- a CDS encoding TIGR01777 family oxidoreductase, with translation MAEPREPRTPRTPKKPAAAPRAPATKRAKPAVAPAPVPAEPASQRVLIAGASGMIGTELQRQLREAGHTVLTLVRRAPRSETEFAWSPESRVLDARVLDDVDAVINLSGASISRIPWTAGWKKQILDSRISSTRALAEAMGMAASPPATFISGSAVGFYGDRPAERLTESAPRGEGFLADVVEAWEQAAGLAPEGVRTVLARTGLVIGEGGAMAPLRLLTRFGLAARVGTGGQHWPWISLHDEAAALVHLLASSLRGPVNLAGPTPATADRVTRSLARAMHRPHAFVLPEPLIRLGMGEAGEQLLLPSQKVLPTALEQDGFRFRHETVEQAIAALVEGRAAA, from the coding sequence GTGGCCGAGCCGCGCGAGCCCCGCACGCCCCGCACCCCGAAGAAGCCCGCCGCGGCGCCTCGCGCCCCCGCGACGAAGCGGGCGAAGCCCGCGGTCGCCCCCGCGCCGGTGCCCGCTGAGCCGGCGTCGCAGCGCGTGCTCATCGCCGGCGCCTCCGGGATGATCGGCACCGAGCTGCAGCGCCAGCTGCGGGAGGCCGGGCACACGGTGCTGACGCTCGTGCGGCGCGCCCCGCGCTCCGAGACCGAGTTCGCCTGGTCGCCCGAGTCGCGCGTGCTCGATGCCCGCGTGCTGGACGACGTCGACGCGGTCATCAACCTCTCGGGGGCATCCATCAGCCGCATCCCGTGGACGGCGGGCTGGAAGAAGCAGATCCTCGACTCGCGCATCTCGTCGACGCGCGCGCTCGCGGAGGCGATGGGGATGGCGGCCTCGCCGCCCGCAACCTTCATCAGCGGCTCCGCGGTCGGCTTCTACGGCGACCGCCCGGCCGAGCGGCTGACCGAGTCGGCGCCGCGAGGCGAGGGGTTCCTCGCCGACGTGGTGGAGGCGTGGGAGCAGGCGGCGGGGCTCGCGCCCGAGGGCGTGCGCACCGTGCTCGCCCGCACCGGGCTCGTGATCGGCGAGGGCGGTGCGATGGCCCCGCTGCGCCTGCTCACGCGCTTCGGGCTCGCCGCCCGCGTGGGCACCGGAGGCCAGCACTGGCCCTGGATCAGCCTGCACGACGAGGCGGCGGCGCTCGTGCACCTGCTCGCCTCCTCGCTGCGCGGGCCGGTGAACCTCGCGGGGCCCACCCCGGCCACGGCCGACCGGGTCACCCGGTCGCTCGCGCGGGCGATGCACCGGCCGCACGCCTTCGTGCTGCCCGAGCCGCTCATCCGCCTCGGCATGGGCGAGGCCGGCGAGCAGCTGCTGCTGCCGAGCCAGAAGGTGCTGCCGACGGCGCTCGAGCAGGACGGATTCCGGTTCCGGCATGAGACGGTCGAGCAGGCCATCGCCGCACTCGTCGAGGGGCGCGCGGCCGCGTAG
- a CDS encoding TetR family transcriptional regulator encodes MTAPATDLGTDDDARDRIRDAALALIGRHGYAGASVRAIAEAAGVSPALVLHHFGSKEGLRAACDAHILDALLGDDALAPGADVIGLARRWLAELPRTRPSFDYLARMITDGGPAGDRLFDAIVDRTAAMLAEGERSGAVRPSSDPRTTAVVVAAHGLVPLLLQRHIGRALGEDGLSASAVERLTLPTLELYTHGLYADGSMLEGARAALEPEGAA; translated from the coding sequence ATGACCGCGCCCGCGACCGATCTCGGCACCGATGACGACGCCCGCGACCGCATCCGGGATGCCGCGCTCGCGCTCATCGGACGCCACGGCTACGCCGGCGCGAGCGTGCGGGCCATCGCCGAGGCGGCCGGGGTCAGCCCCGCGCTCGTGCTGCACCACTTCGGATCGAAGGAGGGCCTGCGCGCGGCCTGCGACGCGCACATCCTCGACGCGCTGCTCGGCGACGACGCGCTCGCCCCCGGCGCGGACGTCATCGGGCTCGCGCGGCGCTGGCTCGCCGAGCTGCCCCGCACCCGCCCCTCCTTCGACTACCTCGCGCGCATGATCACCGACGGCGGCCCGGCGGGTGACCGGCTGTTCGACGCGATCGTCGACCGCACGGCCGCGATGCTCGCGGAGGGCGAGCGCTCCGGCGCCGTGCGGCCGTCGAGCGACCCGCGCACGACCGCGGTGGTCGTCGCCGCGCATGGGCTCGTCCCGCTGCTGCTGCAGCGCCACATCGGGCGCGCGCTCGGCGAGGACGGGCTCAGCGCGAGCGCCGTCGAGCGGCTCACCCTGCCGACGCTCGAGCTCTACACGCACGGCCTCTACGCCGACGGATCGATGCTCGAGGGCGCGCGGGCGGCCCTCGAGCCGGAGGGGGCGGCATGA